From a single Couchioplanes caeruleus genomic region:
- a CDS encoding YciI family protein, protein MKTYLLSVYQPDGPTPPPEFLEPIMRGLAELTQEMHDTGAFVFTAGLCPPDTATVVRVRDDDTMLTDGPFTEGKEHLGGFTVVRAADLDGALDWARRMAAITTLPVEVRPFQG, encoded by the coding sequence GTGAAGACGTACCTGCTCAGCGTGTATCAGCCCGACGGACCGACGCCGCCGCCCGAGTTCCTGGAACCGATCATGCGGGGGCTCGCCGAGCTCACTCAGGAAATGCACGACACCGGAGCATTCGTGTTCACCGCGGGGCTCTGCCCGCCCGACACGGCGACAGTGGTGCGCGTACGCGACGACGACACCATGCTGACCGACGGCCCCTTCACCGAGGGCAAGGAACACCTCGGCGGCTTCACCGTCGTCCGGGCGGCCGACCTCGACGGCGCGCTGGACTGGGCCCGGCGGATGGCGGCGATCACCACGCTGCCGGTGGAGGTCCGGCCATTCCAGGGCTGA
- a CDS encoding C40 family peptidase, protein MLAAGALALAVSAPALEPVHFAAEARPSPVLAVAPAAVADATLQARSRDRVASRAAARRSATRPAATALRAAQRQIATVRRAEKSRHAAELRAAAERRAIARREALAAAQHRRSLAAQHRRSLAERRVRAVRAERRAHVRPTGHAVRHRAKQRTRRSVPAGMSAVIAFARAQVGKRYSAGAEGPNAFDCSGFTKRAYARAGIRLPHSSGAQAARARSISRSAARPGDLVVGAGHVGIYMGGGMMIDAGNPRTGVVYRRMYAGLHIERL, encoded by the coding sequence GTGCTGGCCGCCGGCGCCCTGGCGCTGGCCGTGAGCGCACCGGCCCTCGAACCCGTCCACTTCGCCGCCGAAGCGCGGCCCTCCCCGGTCCTCGCCGTCGCCCCCGCCGCGGTGGCCGACGCGACGCTGCAGGCCCGCTCCCGTGACCGGGTGGCTTCCCGGGCCGCGGCCCGCCGATCCGCCACGCGCCCCGCCGCGACGGCGCTTCGTGCGGCACAACGTCAGATCGCGACCGTACGGCGGGCAGAGAAGTCCCGCCACGCCGCCGAACTCCGCGCGGCCGCCGAGCGTCGCGCGATCGCCCGGCGAGAGGCCCTGGCCGCCGCCCAGCACCGGCGCTCCCTTGCCGCCCAGCACCGGCGCTCCCTCGCCGAACGGCGGGTGCGGGCCGTCCGAGCCGAGCGCCGGGCCCACGTGCGTCCCACGGGTCACGCGGTGAGGCATCGCGCGAAGCAGCGCACGCGCCGCAGCGTGCCGGCGGGGATGTCCGCGGTCATCGCCTTCGCCCGGGCCCAGGTCGGCAAGCGCTACTCGGCAGGCGCGGAGGGCCCGAACGCCTTCGACTGTTCCGGGTTCACCAAGCGCGCGTACGCCCGCGCCGGAATCCGCCTGCCGCACTCGTCGGGAGCGCAGGCGGCCCGGGCCCGCTCGATCTCCCGGTCCGCGGCCCGGCCCGGCGACCTGGTCGTCGGCGCGGGGCACGTGGGCATCTACATGGGCGGCGGAATGATGATCGACGCCGGCAACCCGCGTACCGGCGTCGTCTACCGCAGGATGTACGCCGGCCTGCACATCGAACGGCTCTGA